In Arachis stenosperma cultivar V10309 chromosome 1, arast.V10309.gnm1.PFL2, whole genome shotgun sequence, one DNA window encodes the following:
- the LOC130967018 gene encoding pro-cathepsin H-like — MTHSSLLLLFFVAAVAASSFDDSNPIRLVSDELHGIESQVRHVIGESAHAVSFARFARRFRKSYRTTEEMKRRFQIFSDNLKLIRSTNRKRLSYTLGVNHFADWSWEEFKTQRLGAAQNCSATLKGSHKITQAPLPESKDWREEGIVSPVKNQGQCGSCWTFSTTGALEAAYAQAYGKNISLSEQQLVDCAGNFNNFGCNGGLPSQAFEYIKYNGGLETEEAYPYTAKDGVCKFTAANVAVQVTESFNITLGAEDELKHAVAFVRPVSVAFEVVDSFQLYAGGVYTSKTCGSKPMDVNHAVLAIGYGVEGGVPYWLIKNSWGEEWGDKGYFKMEMGKNMCGVATCASYPSVA, encoded by the exons ATGACACATTCATCGCTGCTCCTACTGTTTTTCGTGGCCGCCGTGGCCGCATCCAGCTTCGACGACTCCAACCCCATCCGGCTGGTATCCGACGAGCTCCACGGAATCGAGTCACAGGTCCGGCACGTGATCGGCGAGAGCGCCCATGCAGTGTCGTTCGCCCGCTTCGCCCGGCGCTTCAGGAAGAGCTACCGGACGACGGAGGAGATGAAGCGAAGGTTCCAGATCTTCTCTGATAATCTGAAACTCATCAGATCCACCAACAGGAAGCGACTTTCGTACACTCTCGGTGTTAATC ACTTTGCTGATTGGAGTTGGGAGGAGTTCAAAACACAGAGACTTGGCGCTGCTCAAAATTGCTCTGCCACCCTCAAAGGCAGCCACAAGATCACCCAAGCTCCTCTTCCTGAATCG AAAGACTGGAGAGAAGAAGGTATAGTCAGTCCAGTAAAAAATCAAGGCCAGTGCGGATCTTGCTGGACATTCAG CACAACTGGAGCATTGGAGGCTGCCTATGCTCAAGCATATGGAAAGAATATCTCTCTTTCTGAGCAGCAGCTGGTGGATTGTGCTGGTAATTTCAACAACTTTGGCTGCAATGGTGGGTTACCGTCCCAAGCCTTTGAGTATATTAAATACAACGGTGGCCTTGAGACTGAGGAGGCATACCCCTATACTGCAAAAGATGGTGTTTGCAAATTTACAGCTGCAAATGTTGCCGTTCAGGTCACTGAGTCTTTCAACATCACCCTG GGTGCTGAGGATGAATTGAAACACGCAGTTGCTTTTGTTCGGCCAGTTAGTGTGGCATTTGAGGTGGTTGACAGCTTCCAATTGTACGCCGGAGGAGTTTACACTAGTAAAACTTGTGGCAGCAAGCCAATG GATGTGAATCATGCTGTTCTTGCCATTGGGTATGGAGTTGAAGGTGGTGTCCCGTATTGGCTCATAAAAAATTCGTGGGGAGAAGAATGGGGTGACAAAGGCTACTTCAAGATGGAAATGGGCAAGAATATGTGTG GTGTTGCAACTTGTGCGTCGTATCCTTCTGTGGCATAA